Proteins from one Agelaius phoeniceus isolate bAgePho1 chromosome 10, bAgePho1.hap1, whole genome shotgun sequence genomic window:
- the RNF168 gene encoding E3 ubiquitin-protein ligase RNF168, which yields MSKKSKAPLSLSDCLCQICMEIFVEPVTLPCSHTLCNSCFQMTVENASLSCPFCRRRVSSWARYNTRRNTLINWELWEKIQKDYPEECERRMNGQDLDEEICLPKPQHQLSKPGELRQEYEAEISKVEAERRAHEQEENKASEEYIQRLLAEEEEEHRLAEERRKEMEKQLKQDEELAWQLSNSLNEDPEGHVPGSLSPAHSLSLPTSPLNLSKAKNKPSNSGDIQKYLSPKNYGMFGSVSSSSTTGRGRSNSISGETNSNEGSSSAVQDEQEEMPTLSPQLTSVNKDSGAKDSFLESCMNYFNASASGETATVKEEKPPGPNGLEDGVPDALHGTTEGEGSRTVLLTSNGDDDDGIESDSGNLTHVQRVNLEKADGTCTSGQLGMNCVMSVLPGLGKEAGRSQEETPEKPQNSKETPKRKLVEVPADAMIDLDILDKRRRTFSESVEDQGEQMNDFNLQTQRAFEQEFYERRRQEEQDRLLALQLQKELDKEERTLNRQKGSPDEYLLRTKPPRSGKDSAARKGSSKGAKDSKGSKSQAENNHHKTRKGSCNENWQTPAKVRVKSPSIKEGKVLNCVVNTSDTNDICSLPKNKQKTILQMFKSPVAE from the exons ATGTCAAAGAAATCCAAGGCCCCGCTGTCCTTGTCCGACTGCCTCTGCCAGATTTGCATGGAGATCTTTGTGGAGCCTGTCACGCTGCCGTGCAGCCACACCCTGTGTAACTCCTGCTTCCAGATGACCGTGGAAAATGCCAGCCTTTCTTGCCCCTTTTGTCGGCGTCGAGTCTCTTCCTGGGCACGGTACAACACCCGCAGAAACACTCTGATCaactgggagctctgggagaAGATTCAGAAGGATTACCCCGAGGAGTGCGAGCGCAGGATGAACGGACAGGATTTGGACGAGGAAA TCTGTCTCCCCaagccacagcaccagctgaGCAAGCCTGGGGAGCTGAGGCAGGAATATGAAGCAGAGATTAGTAAG GTGGAGGCAGAAAGGCGAGCACATGAACAGGAGGAGAACAAAGCGAGTGAGGAGTACATCCAGcggctgctggcagaggaggaggaggagcacaggctggcagaagagagaaggaaggagatggaaaagcagctgaagcAAGATGAAGAGCTGGCCTGGCAGCTCAGTAACAGCCTG AATGAAGATCCTGAGGGACACGTGCCTGGCAGCCTGTCACCAGCACACAGCCTCTCCCTTCCAACATCCCCACTGAACCTGAGCAAGGCAAAGAACAAACCAAGCAACTCTGGAGACATTCAGAA gtATCTGTCTCCAAAGAATTATGGTATGTTTGGATCAGTATCGTCCTCCAGTACcacaggaagaggcaggagcaACTCTATCTCTGGG gaGACCAACAGCAATGAAGGCAGCAGTTCTGCAGTGCAGGATGAGCAAGAAGAAATGCCAACCCTGTCTCCACAGCTGACCAGTGTAAATAAAGATTCTGGAGCTAAGGATTCATTTTTGGAATCGTGCATGAACTATTTCAATGCCTCAGCTTCAGGTGAAACTGCCACTGTCAAGGAGGAAAAACCACCAGGACCAAATGGTTTAGAAGATGGAGTTCCAGATGCACTTCATGGAACCACAGAAGGGGAAGGGTCTAGGACAGTTCTTCTTACATCCAAtggagatgatgatgatggaatTGAGTCAGACAGTGGCAATTTGACACATGTCCAAAGGGTAAACCTTGAAAAGGCTGATGGAACTTGTACCTCTGGTCAGTTAGGAATGAACTGTGTGATGTCTGTGTTGCCTGGTCTGGGGAAGGAGGCTGGACGCTCACAGGAAGAGACACCAGAAAAGCCACAGAACTCTAAGGAGACTCCCAAAAGGAAGTTAGTGGAGGTCCCAGCTGATGCCATGATTGACTTGGACATTCTTGATAAGAGGAGAAGAACCTTTTCAGAAAGTGTAGAAGACCAAGGAGAGCAGATGAATGATTTTAACTTGCAGACACAAAGAGCCTTTGAGCAGGAGTTCTATGAAAGGcgcaggcaggaggagcaggacaggctcttggctctgcagctgcagaaggagctggacaAGGAGGAGAGGACACTGAACAGACAGAAGGGCTCTCCTGATGAGTACCTGCTTCGTACCAAACCACCTCGCTCTGGGAAAGACTCTGCTGCCAGGAAGGGAAGCTCCAAGGGGGCAAAAGACTCAAAGGGATCAAAAAGTCAGGCTGAAAACAATCACCACAAGACTAGGAAAGGTTCCTGCAATGAAAACTGGCAGACCCCTGCCAAGGTCCGGGTGAAATCCCCCAGCATCAAGGAAGGAAAGGTTTTGAATTGTGTGGTTAATACCAGTGACACAAATGATATTTGTTCATTGCCTAAGAACAAGCAAAAGACAATCCTGCAGATGTTTAAAAGCCCTGTTGCAGAGTAG